The following proteins come from a genomic window of Spea bombifrons isolate aSpeBom1 chromosome 10, aSpeBom1.2.pri, whole genome shotgun sequence:
- the CHST8 gene encoding carbohydrate sulfotransferase 8, producing MRLTCMFSFILLFGVAGLIVFIHLQDPAEMVHQHGVAPGMKFGLTLHRPEKDCTSNNQYGNAGENADKQLLQINQDVPSYPPYQYAAVFHNTNRRQKKMMFLRRENKKYMDRKLLKKRKRFLLRETPVFIPMNSSSVDLTHLELDDKNGKWKKLYEMQRERKKLMQEICAKYKSSSRRIITPYHVSRIFVEDKHKLLYCEVPKAGCSNWKRVLMVLNGLASSTKDIQHNTVHYGNYLKRLDSFDRNGIFYRLNTYTKMIFIREPFERLVSAFRDKFEHANNYYHPVFGKAIISKYRINATKDALRTGSGVRFKEFIQYLLDVHRPVGMDIHWDHVSRLCSPCLIDYDFIGKFESMEEDANFLLRLIGAPQNLTFPQFKDRHSNEERTTNKITQQYFAELSPMERQRTFDFYYMDYQMFNYSKPFEDLY from the exons GCATGAAATTTGGACTGACATTGCACCGACCGGAAAAG GACTGTACGTCTAACAATCAATATGGGAACGCGGGCGAGAACGCAGACAAACAATTGCTGCAGATAAACCAAGACGTTCCGTCGTATCCCCCTTACCAATATGCGGCTGTATTTCACAACACAAACAGGAGGCAGAAGAAGATGATGTTCCTGAGGCGGGAAAACAAGAAGTACATGGACAGAAaacttttaaagaaaagaaagcgCTTTCTCCTCCGTGAGACCCCAGTTTTCATCCCCATGAACAGCTCTTCCGTGGACCTCACTCACCTTGAGTTGGATGACAAGAACGGCAAGTGGAAGAAGCTTTACGAGAtgcagagagagaggaaaaaactGATGCAGGAGATCTGTGCAAAGTACAAAAGCAGCAGCCGGAGAATCATCACCCCGTACCACGTCTCGCGGATCTTCGTGGAGGACAAACACAAGCTTCTGTACTGCGAGGTCCCAAAAGCCGGTTGCTCCAACTGGAAACGGGTCTTGATGGTACTCAATGGGTTGGCCTCGTCCACCAAGGACATACAACATAACACCGTTCACTACgggaattatttgaaaaggctTGATAGCTTTGACCGCAATGGAATCTTTTACCGACTTAACACCTACACCAAAATGATCTTCATCCGGGAACCCTTTGAAAGGTTGGTGTCCGCTTTCCGGGACAAGTTCGAGCACGCCAATAATTACTACCACCCGGTTTTTGGCAAAGCCATAATATCCAAGTATCGGATCAACGCCACAAAGGACGCActgaggacaggctctggagTGCGTTTTAAAGAGTTTATCCAATACCTTCTCGACGTCCACAGGCCGGTGGGAATGGACATTCACTGGGACCATGTGAGCAGGCTTTGCAGCCCTTGTTTAATAGACTACGACTTTATCGGGAAATTTGAAAGCATGGAAGAAGATGCTAATTTTCTACTGCGCCTTATTGGAGCCCCCCAAAACTTGACATTCCCCCAGTTTAAAGACAGACATTCTAACGAAGAAAGAACGACCAATAAAATCACCCAGCAATATTTTGCAGAGCTGTCCCCTATGGAAAGGCAGAGaacatttgatttttattacatGGACTACCAAATGTTCAACTATTCCAAACCTTTCGAAGACTTGTATTAA